In a single window of the Jaculus jaculus isolate mJacJac1 chromosome 9, mJacJac1.mat.Y.cur, whole genome shotgun sequence genome:
- the LOC101596304 gene encoding 40S ribosomal protein S15a-like, with translation MVHMNDLADALKSTNNAEKRGKGQVLTRPCSIVIVRFLTVMMKHGYIGEFGITDDHRAGKIVNLTGRFDVQLKDLEKWQNKLLPSRQFGFIVLTTSAGIVDHEEAR, from the coding sequence ATGGTGCACATGAATGACCTGGCAGATGCTCTCAAGAGCACCAACAATGCTGAAAAAAGAGGCAAAGGCCAGGTCCTTACTAGGCCGTGCTCCATAGTCATCGTCCGGTTTCTAACAGTGATGATGAAGCACGGTTACATTGGCGAGTTTGGAATTACTGATGATCACAGAGCAGGAAAAATTGTGAACCTCACAGGCAGATTTGATGTACAGCTCAAAGACTTAGAAAAATGGCAGAATAAGTTGCTTCCATCCCGTCAGTTTGGTTTCATTGTCCTGACAACCTCAGCTGGCATTGTGGACCATGAAGAAGCAAGATGA
- the Arhgap27 gene encoding rho GTPase-activating protein 27 isoform X2 has translation MVDVMAKLARRQSRALRAQVDDAPEPVYVNVERQPRARRPSPAWETHTDADTGRPYYYNPDTGVTTWEPPCEAAEGATSPATSRASVGSGASLDAEWGQYWDEESRRVFFYNPLTGETAWEDEVEDEAEDQPLDEPEMQPSLSPGSPRPQRPPTPETDYPELLTSYPEEDYSPVGSYSEPSPTSPAAAPPGWSCHISADRQMRYTNHFTQEQWVRLEDQHGKPYFYKPEDSSVRWELPQVPVPAPRSSQKSSQDSDTAAQAGPPEEKIKTLDKAGVLHRTKTVDKGKRLRKKHWSPSWTVLEGGVLTFFKDSKTSAAGGLRQPSKLSTPEYTVELKGASLSWAPKDKSSKKNVLELRSRDGSEYLIQHDSEAIISTWHKAIAEGIEELSAELLPGEESEASSADFGSSERLGSWREEDSRQNAASPALSPAGLESDLSRVRHKLRKFLQRRPTLQSLREKGYIRDQVFGCALAELCERERSTVPRFVQQCVRAVEARGLDIDGLYRISGNLATIQKLRYKVDHDERLDLDDGRWEDVHVITGALKLFFRELPEPLFPFSHFSQFISAIKLQDPAQRSRCVRDLVHTLPAPNHDTLRLLIQHLCRVIQHGEENRMSVQSVAIVFGPTLLRPETEETSMSMTMVFQNQVVELILQQCSDIFPPR, from the exons ATGGTGGACGTGATGGCCAAACTGGCCAGGAGGCAAAGTCGGGCCCTGCGGGCACAG GTGGACGATGCCCCGGAGCCCGTGTACGTGAACGTAGAGAGGCAGCCTCGAGCCCGTCGACCCAGCCCGGCCTGGGAGACGCACACGGACGCCGACACCGGGCGCCCCTATTACTACAACCCCGACACGGGGGTGACCACCTGGGAGCCGCCCTGCGAGGCAGCCGAGGGGGCCACCAGCCCGGCCACCTCCCGGGCCTCGGTGGGCAGCGGGGCGAGCCTCGACGCCGAGTGGGGCCAGTACTGGGATGAGGAGAGCCGCAGGGTGTTCTTCTACAACCCGCTGACCGGGGAGACGGCCTGGGAGGACGAGGTGGAGGACGAGGCCGAAGACCAGCCCCTGGACGAGCCCGAGATGCAGCCCAGCCTGAGCCCGGGCAGCCCCAGGCCCCAGAGG CCCCCCACCCCTGAGACAGACTACCCCGAGTTGCTGACCAGTTACCCTGAAGAGGACTATTCCCCTGTGGGCTCCTACAGTGAACCCAGCCCCACCTCCCCCGCAGCCGCACCCCCTGGCTGGTCCTGTCACATTAGCGCTGACAGGCAGATGCGCTACACCAACCACTTCACCCAAGAGCAG TGGGTGAGGTTGGAGGACCAGCACGGAAAGCCATACTTTTACAAGCCTGAAGACTCCTCTGTTCGGTGGGAGCTGCCCCAG GTCCCGGTCCCTGCCCCTCGAAGCAGCCAGAAATCTAGCCAGGACAGtgacactgcagcccaggctggccctccaGAGGAGAAG ATCAAGACCCTGGACAAGGCAGGGGTGCTCCACCGCACCAAGACCGTGGACAAGGGGAAGAGGCTCCG GAAGAAGCACTGGAGTCCTTCCTGGACTGTGCTGGAGGGTGGCGTCCTGACCTTCTTCAAGGACTCAAAGACCTCAGCTGCAGGCGGCCTG AGACAGCCTTCCAAGCTCTCTACCCCCGAGTATACCGTGGAGCTGAAGGGGGCCTCTCTCTCCTGGGCCCCCAAAGACAAATCCAGCAAGAAGAATGTGCTGGAG CTGCGCAGCCGCGATGGCTCAGAGTACCTGATTCAGCACGACTCCGAAGCCATCATCAGCACTTGGCATAAGGCCATTGCCGAAGGCATCGAGGAGCTG TCTGCAGAACTGCTCCCTGGGGAGGAAAGTGAGGCCAGCAGCGCAGACTTCGGGTCCAGTGAGCGCCTGGGAAGTTGGCGGGAGGAGGATTCGCGGCAGAACGCAG CCTCGCCCGCGCTGAGCCCCGCGGGCCTGGAGAGCGACCTGAGCCGCGTCCGGCACAAGCTCCGCAAGTTCCTGCAGAGGCGGCCCACGCTGCAGTCGCTGCGGGAGAAGGGCTACATCCGAG ACCAGGTGTTCGGCTGCGCGCTGGCGGAGCTGTGCGAGCGCGAGAGGAGCACCGTGCCGCGCTTTGTCCAGCAGTGCGTCCGCGCCGTCGAGGCTCGGG GGCTGGACATCGACGGGCTGTATCGCATCAGTGGGAACCTGGCCACCATCCAGAAGCTGCGCTATAAGGTGGACCACG ATGAACGTCTGGACCTGGATGATGGGCGCTGGGAGGACGTCCACGTGATCACAGGCGCCCTGAAGCTCTTCTTCCGGGAGCTGCCTGAgcccctcttccctttctctcacttCTCTCAGTTCATCTCGGCCATCA AGCTGCAGGACCCGGCCCAGCGCAGCCGCTGTGTGCGTGACCTGGTGCACACGCTGCCGGCCCCCAACCATGACACTCTACGCCTGCTGATCCAGCACCTGTGCAG GGTGATCCAGCACGGCGAGGAAAACCGCATGTCGGTGCAGAGCGTGGCCATAGTGTTCGGGCCCACGCTGCTACGGCCCGAGACCGAGGAGACCAGCATGTCGATGACCATGGTGTTCCAGAACCAGGTGGTGGAGCTCATCCTGCAGCAGTGCTCGGACATCTTCCCGCCGCGCTGA